A portion of the Pseudopipra pipra isolate bDixPip1 chromosome 1, bDixPip1.hap1, whole genome shotgun sequence genome contains these proteins:
- the CASD1 gene encoding N-acetylneuraminate 9-O-acetyltransferase isoform X1, whose protein sequence is MAALAYTGGKREINYYFSVRSAKALALGAVLLLTACHAASRRYRGGDTCEYLLSSGRFLGEKVWQPHSCMMHKYKNSEAKSCLIDKHIVFIGDSRIRQLFYSFIKLINPQVKEEGNKHGNIPFEDKSASIKVDFLWYPEVNGSMRQRIKSWTEGSVAKPHIIVVGAATWSIKIHNGSNEALAQYKINITSIAPLLEKLAKSSDVYWVLQDPVYEDMLSESRKMITNEKIDAYNEAAVRILNSSSRNSKAKVKVFSVSKLIAQETIMKSADGLHLPESSRDTNAMILMNVYCNKIMKPIDGSCCQPQPPLTLIQKMAFCFFTLSIIGYLIISLIHRNNYRKNKSCTDLESGEEKKPSISTPNVSTLEMLLHCFCKLGLIMTYFYLCDRANLFMKENKFYTHSSFFIPIVYILVLGVFYTENTKETKVLNREQTDEWKGWMQLVILIYHISGASTFLPVYMHIRVLVAAYLFQTGYGHFSYFWIKGDFGVYRVCQVLFRLNFLVVVLCIVMDRPYQFYYFVPLVTVWFMIIYATLALWPQIVQKKANGNCLWHFGLLLKLICLLTCIYFLSYSQGTFEKIFSFWPLSKCFELNGNVYEWWFRWKLDRYVVFHGMLFAFIYLALQKRQMISEGKGDPLFSNRVSNVLLFISVVSFLTYSIWASSCKNKTECNELHPSVSVVQILAFILIRNIPGYVRSVYSSFFAWFGKISLELFICQYHIWLAADTKGILVLIPGYPMFNVLVSTFIFVCVAHEISQITNDLAQIVVPKDNSTLLKRLLCIAGFFSGLHLFSAIQDQSRH, encoded by the exons GTGGCGATACATGTGAGTATCTTCTGTCCAGTGGGAGATTTCTTGGAGAAAAAGTATGGCAACCTCACAGTTGTATGATGCATAAGTATAAAAATAG tgAAGCAAAAAGTTGCCTCATAGACAAACATATTGTGTTCATAGGAGATTCTAGAATTCGACAGctgttttattcatttataaAACTCATAAATCCTCAAGTCAAAGAAGAGGGAAATAAG CATGGAAATATCCCATTTGAAGATAAGTCTGCTTCAATTAAAGTG GATTTTCTATGGTATCCAGAAGTTAATGGCTCTATGAGGCAACGTATCAAATCTTGGACTGAG GGTTCTGTGGCAAAACCTCATATAATTGTAGTAGGAGCTGCCACG tgGTCTATCAAGATTCACAATGGCAGCAACGAAGCCCTTGCACAATATAAAATCAATATCACTTCAATTGCACCTCTTTTGGAAAAATTAGCAAAAAGTAGTGATGTTTACTGGGTCTTACAAG ATCCTGTTTATGAAGATATGCTGAGTGAAAGTCGGAAAATGATCACTAATGAGAAAATAGATGCTTATAATGAAGCAGCTGTTCGTATTCTAAACAGCAGCTCCCGAAATTCCAAAGCTAAAGTTAAAGTGTTCAGTGTATCAAAATTGATAGCACAAGAAACTATCATGAAGTCTGCAGATGGCCTGCATCTCCCTGAATCAAGCAGAGATACA AATGCAATGATTCTTATGAATGTCTACTGCAATAAGATAATGAAGCCCATTgatggctcctgctgccagcctcAGCCTCCTCTCACTCTGATACAGAAGATGGCTTTCTGTTTTTTTACTTTGTCCATTATTGGATATTTAATTATCAGTTTAATTCATCGGAATAATTACCGGAAGAACAAATCATGCACTGATTTGGAAAGCGGAGAGGAGAAGAAACCTTCCATCAGCACGCCTAACGTTTCTACTTTAGAGATGCTTCTACACTGCTTTTGCAAACTTGGTCTAATCATGACCTATTTTTATCTGTGTGACAGAGCAAATCTTTtcatgaaggaaaataaattttacacACATTCATCTTTCTTCATACCAATCGTCTATATCTTGGTTTTGGGGGTATTTTATACTGAAAACACCAAAGAG ACTAAAGTGTTAAATAGAGAACAGACTGATGAATGGAAGGGCTGGATGCAACTTGTTATTTTGATTTATCATATCTCTGGAGCAAGCACT TTTTTGCCTGTGTACATGCACATTCGAGTTCTGGTTGCTGCGTATCTGTTCCAAACAGGTTATGGGCACTTCTCATATTTTTGGATAAAAGGAGACTTTGGTGTATACAGAGTGTGTCAG GTTTTATTTCGTCTCAATTTCTTGGTTGTGGTACTGTGCATAGTGATGGACCGACCTTACCAGTTCTACTACTTTGTGCCATTAGTCACTGTTTGGTTTATGATCATTTATGCCACCTTAGCTCTATGGCCTCAGATTGtccagaagaaagcaaatg GGAACTGCCTATGGCACTTTGGTTTACTGCTGAAACTGATATGCTTACTGACATGTATATATTTTCTGTCATATTCTCAG GGTACATTTGagaagatattttcattttggcCATTGTCCAAGTGCTTTGAACTGAATGGGAATGTCTATGAATGGTGGTTTAGGTGGAAGCTGGATCGCTAT GTGGTTTTTCATGGGatgctgtttgcttttatttatctGGCATTGCAGAAACGTCAGATGAtatcagaaggaaaaggagatcCTCTTTTCTCCAACAGAGTTtcaaatgttttattatttatttcagttgtCTCCTTTTTG ACCTACTCTATTTGGGCTAGTAGCTGTAAAAACAAGACAGAGTGCAATGAGCTACatccttctgtttctgtggtGCAG attttagcTTTCATCCTCATCAGGAACATTCCTGGATATGTCCGATCTGTGTACAGCTCCTTCTTTGCCTGGTTTGGCAAAATTTCTTTAGAG cttttcATTTGCCAATACCATATTTGGCTGGCAGCAGACACAAAGGGGATCTTGGTGCTCATTCCTGGATATCCAATGTTTAATGTTCTTGTCAGCACttttatatttgtgtgtgtggcACATGAAATTTCTCAGATCACGAATGATCTAGCACAGATTGTGGTTCCTAAAGATAACTCAACTCTGCTGAAAAGGTTGCTATGCatagctggatttttttctggactACACCTCTTCTCAGCAATTCAAGATCAGTCAAGGCATTAA
- the CASD1 gene encoding N-acetylneuraminate 9-O-acetyltransferase isoform X2, with protein MRQRIKSWTEGSVAKPHIIVVGAATWSIKIHNGSNEALAQYKINITSIAPLLEKLAKSSDVYWVLQDPVYEDMLSESRKMITNEKIDAYNEAAVRILNSSSRNSKAKVKVFSVSKLIAQETIMKSADGLHLPESSRDTNAMILMNVYCNKIMKPIDGSCCQPQPPLTLIQKMAFCFFTLSIIGYLIISLIHRNNYRKNKSCTDLESGEEKKPSISTPNVSTLEMLLHCFCKLGLIMTYFYLCDRANLFMKENKFYTHSSFFIPIVYILVLGVFYTENTKETKVLNREQTDEWKGWMQLVILIYHISGASTFLPVYMHIRVLVAAYLFQTGYGHFSYFWIKGDFGVYRVCQVLFRLNFLVVVLCIVMDRPYQFYYFVPLVTVWFMIIYATLALWPQIVQKKANGNCLWHFGLLLKLICLLTCIYFLSYSQGTFEKIFSFWPLSKCFELNGNVYEWWFRWKLDRYVVFHGMLFAFIYLALQKRQMISEGKGDPLFSNRVSNVLLFISVVSFLTYSIWASSCKNKTECNELHPSVSVVQILAFILIRNIPGYVRSVYSSFFAWFGKISLELFICQYHIWLAADTKGILVLIPGYPMFNVLVSTFIFVCVAHEISQITNDLAQIVVPKDNSTLLKRLLCIAGFFSGLHLFSAIQDQSRH; from the exons ATGAGGCAACGTATCAAATCTTGGACTGAG GGTTCTGTGGCAAAACCTCATATAATTGTAGTAGGAGCTGCCACG tgGTCTATCAAGATTCACAATGGCAGCAACGAAGCCCTTGCACAATATAAAATCAATATCACTTCAATTGCACCTCTTTTGGAAAAATTAGCAAAAAGTAGTGATGTTTACTGGGTCTTACAAG ATCCTGTTTATGAAGATATGCTGAGTGAAAGTCGGAAAATGATCACTAATGAGAAAATAGATGCTTATAATGAAGCAGCTGTTCGTATTCTAAACAGCAGCTCCCGAAATTCCAAAGCTAAAGTTAAAGTGTTCAGTGTATCAAAATTGATAGCACAAGAAACTATCATGAAGTCTGCAGATGGCCTGCATCTCCCTGAATCAAGCAGAGATACA AATGCAATGATTCTTATGAATGTCTACTGCAATAAGATAATGAAGCCCATTgatggctcctgctgccagcctcAGCCTCCTCTCACTCTGATACAGAAGATGGCTTTCTGTTTTTTTACTTTGTCCATTATTGGATATTTAATTATCAGTTTAATTCATCGGAATAATTACCGGAAGAACAAATCATGCACTGATTTGGAAAGCGGAGAGGAGAAGAAACCTTCCATCAGCACGCCTAACGTTTCTACTTTAGAGATGCTTCTACACTGCTTTTGCAAACTTGGTCTAATCATGACCTATTTTTATCTGTGTGACAGAGCAAATCTTTtcatgaaggaaaataaattttacacACATTCATCTTTCTTCATACCAATCGTCTATATCTTGGTTTTGGGGGTATTTTATACTGAAAACACCAAAGAG ACTAAAGTGTTAAATAGAGAACAGACTGATGAATGGAAGGGCTGGATGCAACTTGTTATTTTGATTTATCATATCTCTGGAGCAAGCACT TTTTTGCCTGTGTACATGCACATTCGAGTTCTGGTTGCTGCGTATCTGTTCCAAACAGGTTATGGGCACTTCTCATATTTTTGGATAAAAGGAGACTTTGGTGTATACAGAGTGTGTCAG GTTTTATTTCGTCTCAATTTCTTGGTTGTGGTACTGTGCATAGTGATGGACCGACCTTACCAGTTCTACTACTTTGTGCCATTAGTCACTGTTTGGTTTATGATCATTTATGCCACCTTAGCTCTATGGCCTCAGATTGtccagaagaaagcaaatg GGAACTGCCTATGGCACTTTGGTTTACTGCTGAAACTGATATGCTTACTGACATGTATATATTTTCTGTCATATTCTCAG GGTACATTTGagaagatattttcattttggcCATTGTCCAAGTGCTTTGAACTGAATGGGAATGTCTATGAATGGTGGTTTAGGTGGAAGCTGGATCGCTAT GTGGTTTTTCATGGGatgctgtttgcttttatttatctGGCATTGCAGAAACGTCAGATGAtatcagaaggaaaaggagatcCTCTTTTCTCCAACAGAGTTtcaaatgttttattatttatttcagttgtCTCCTTTTTG ACCTACTCTATTTGGGCTAGTAGCTGTAAAAACAAGACAGAGTGCAATGAGCTACatccttctgtttctgtggtGCAG attttagcTTTCATCCTCATCAGGAACATTCCTGGATATGTCCGATCTGTGTACAGCTCCTTCTTTGCCTGGTTTGGCAAAATTTCTTTAGAG cttttcATTTGCCAATACCATATTTGGCTGGCAGCAGACACAAAGGGGATCTTGGTGCTCATTCCTGGATATCCAATGTTTAATGTTCTTGTCAGCACttttatatttgtgtgtgtggcACATGAAATTTCTCAGATCACGAATGATCTAGCACAGATTGTGGTTCCTAAAGATAACTCAACTCTGCTGAAAAGGTTGCTATGCatagctggatttttttctggactACACCTCTTCTCAGCAATTCAAGATCAGTCAAGGCATTAA